A segment of the Trifolium pratense cultivar HEN17-A07 linkage group LG7, ARS_RC_1.1, whole genome shotgun sequence genome:
TCGGTTGTCCCATAAGCGTAGCTTAAACGGTAGCTATCAGGGACATTATTGAATGGTCGGGGTTCGGGTTCGAATCTTGAATTCCATATTTCTCCACGTGCGAGAGTCTAGCCACTAAGCtatctgacaaaaaaaaaagagcttgTCGGTTAGGTGGGTGATTAGTAGGATCCCGTTAATATTCACTTGTGTATATCTCTCTAAATAGAGAATAAATGGAGGAATAATAAATGGAGGAAACCCGAACTCATCAAAAAGGGATGAATGTTGGAACCTTGTCAGCAACGTTAGAAAAAGGTTTGTGATCCGGGGGGTGAGGAATTTTTGGTTTTACACTAttagtttaatttggttcggagtcagttctggcatcaagtagtttcagtcCCCTTATCTACTACTAATATATTACTTTAATCACGTTggaagttttatatctttcattaaatatttataaaaaaaattatagaaagatgatatccttaaatataaaaacaaaacaaaacaatctatacataaaaatcaataaaaaaaattatagaaagtttagccaataaaaaaattataaaaagaatatagaaaaaataagaagaaaccgcataaaaatatgaatatcaaaataaaaaaaacaacattctatataaaaaaaacaatatttttcataaaaaaaataaataaacataaacatttcttttttataaacataATCAATATTACCACAAAGTTTACtactaactattaataataatataataaagttaatagTAATATAAAAAAGTTACTGTTTACTAGAATAAATACCCAATGTCTCATACAGGAATTCTAATAATTTAGAATAAATACCTATACAATTGAGCTTATTCAAGTAGTAAGCAAGTATAACATCATAGCAGtaaagagaaaatttatttgttatgaATTTGATGATTTTATTCCATTCACTTAGATGGTTATATGCAAGCAATAATGCATGCAAGTAAAAAGTTTATTCACTTCATTTATCTTCCACATCTACAATCCCATTTTTTCCTTCCAAAGCATTCAATGATCCAAACTCAATTTAGAGACTATAAATTGAGAACTAAAAATATAGTAAGAAGAAGAGACAGAACCAAGAAGAAATAGAGATCCAGTGAAGTAAGTTGCTAATAACAAGGAGTGAAGAAGGATTTTGAAGACTTTAGAAAAACTGATGGATGATATAGAAAACTCAAACTGTGAGTCTTCTATTATATTGTTTTGTTCACCTTATTCTCTTAGTTGGtttgtcaaatttttttgttcgtgttttatttctattaacAAAAGGACATTAAAAACTTGGAAGGAATTGGAAAAGTTAATAACAAtcgaaaaaagagaaaatttaatcgtatgagagaagagagaaactTTCTgaaacggaaaaaaaaaattgaaatttaattttttcttaaactGAGAGAAAACCGACCGATTTTCCAGATTTTCCGGTTCACCCAGGTTTGAAGCGGCCCAATCCAGTTTTTTGGCGGTTTTACTGACTAGCGGTTCAGCCTTACCTTCCGAACCGCTGTTGTGTCTGGTTCACGGCCGAACCGGTTGAAACGggcggtccggttcttaaaacatttcCAAAAAACCCTTGTGGTTGTGTTGGTTACGGACTAGGATTGAGAAGTCATACTTAATATTAcaatgaaagtttttttttttttttggtacatattatTACAATGAAAGTTCTAAAGTAACAATATACGAATTAAAATCaccaaaatcaattaattatccAGTGGTAAGTGGTTGTTGTGAAAATTTTTATTGTGATGTACTTAACCTATATAAGAGGGAGAAGTGATGTCaaatttgccaaaaaaaaaaatacaattttcaccaAGAATGCAAGCAAGTAAAAAGTTTATTCACTTCATTCATCTTCTACATCTACAATCCCATTTTTTCCTTCCAAAGCATTCAATGATCCAAACTCAATTTAGAGCCTATAAATTGAGAACTAAAAATATAGTGAGAAGAAGAGGCCCAACCAAGAAGAAATAGAAATCTAGTGAAGTAAGTTCCTAATAACAAGGAGTGAAGAAGGATTTTGAAGACTTTAGAAAAATTGATGGATGATATAGAAAATTCAAACTGTGAGTCTTCAGTTATATTGTTTTGTTCACCTTATTCTCTTAGTTGGtttgtcaaatttttttgttcgtGCTTTATTTCTATTAACAAAAGGACATTAAAAACTTGGAAGGAAttgtaaaaattaataacaatcgaaaaaaaaaagaaaatttaatcgtatgagagaagagagaaacCGGTTTGTAGCGGTTCAATCCGGTTTATTGCCGATTTTACTGACTAGCGGTTCAGCCTTACCTTCCGGACCGCTGTGTCCGGTTCACAGCCGAACCGGTTGAACCGAGCgatccggttcttaaaacatttcCAAAAAACCCTTACAGACTAGGATTGAGAAGTCATATACTTGATATTgcaatgaaatttttatttttttttgggtacattatTGCAATGAAAGTTCTAAAGTAACAATATAcgaattaaaatcaattaattatacTGTGGTAAGTGGTTGTTGTGAAAAAGAATTTGCAAGCAAGAGATAAGTTATTTTACTGTGTTTCAGCTGCTTTGTAAtggaaataaatatataatattatctATATGCTTTCTcctcttttctttttaattgcTTCTTTCTCGTAACTGATTCCCCCTCCTTAAATGAGATTGgtaatttcttttcttcatcttctttgaATTCTGATACTTACTGAGCTCTTCCTTCTCAAGATTCTAAGAAATCAACAATATGGTAACGCGCTAAGGCGTCTAATGTCACTATATTGTGGGCACAATCGTTGTTTGTAACATCAATGATGGTCACACACGCTATAGTGTAAAAGCAGCACTTGTATTCAAAGGAGTATAGACATAACAATAATTAAACATAGTTGTTCAACTTGTTACAAGAATTCCTATCTCTATAATCTCTAATTTATATGAACAAAATGatccaaaacaaacaaattacaCAATTAAGACACTATAAGATAACCATGTACATTGATTATTATTCATCATAAAAATCAGGTTCAGTTGGCTTCTGCAAAGACCTAACTACCCCAGAATTTGTCCCTGAATGGATATTAACACCTTTCCTAGTACTCCTTGCAACATTTTTTCCATAAACAACAAAACCTGTCccatattttgttgttgtttcagCCTCTGAAGCTGCCACAAGATTCTCCTTAGCCCTTAATTCAGCAGCTTCTTTCCTTTTCTTGTGCCTTCTCCATGCAGCTTGAATAAAACAAGCAGCCCAAGTTCTCCATTGGTGTGAATAAAATCTGAATTTATGTCTAAGTTGTTTACTATGTAATCTTCTAAATTGAGATGCAACAAACTTAAGATCTTCAGCTATGAGTGCAAATGCTTCTACTTCTGAGATAGCTTTAACTGTTCTTGTTGAAGAAGGGAGTATTACACTTGGTCTTGGATCCAATGCCCATGTTAATAGTTCTTCGCCACAGAAATCGCCTGGACCAATACGACACGAGTTGAAGAATCCAGCTCGGCCTCCATTTGTGGTGTAAGAATCAAGATGGCCTCTAATTATGAATAGCATTTCATTTACTGGATCGCCTTCACGAACAAGGTAAGTGCCTTCGGTGCATAATGCAGGCTTTAGTCTTTCGCATATTGCGTCTAACATCCTCTCATCCATTTGATCAAACAAAGGAACCTGTTATAAGAATCAGTGAGTGGATAGTTTCAAATTCAACTGTTTTAGGAAAGTTAAACTTGAGAACTTATCGAAAAAATTGAGATTCAGAAGCTAGTTTTAACTTGTACGAGAAGTTACTCTTTACAAATTGTTCCAATACTTTTAAAAACGATATCTCACTGTGATATGGACTCCGATATCAAGGTTTCTGATATTTTCACGACCGTGATTGAGGTTGCATTAGCCAAATTTGGCGTGATTTCTATGGAATATCAAAGATTGAGACCTAGTCTTGGCTGCAATTAAAAACTATGTAATGAATAAAAACTTGTGTCTTGTGACTTACTCCTCGAACTAGTTCAAGACAAAGATGGCGTTTGATGTCTCTCCTAAGATCCAATGGAAGTCCTTTGAGAagatcttcttcttctactcCTCGTGTAGCCACCCATTTATATTGGTTATATTTACGAATAGACTCTCTTAGTTCAGAAGGTAATTGTCTATGATGCATCCATTGTTCTGTATCAGTTCTTTTCACTCTCCACTCTTCTAGGCGAACAGTTATCGATTGAAGGTATGtctgcaaaaaacaaaaaacacattttcAGGTCATATCGCATCCAACATGAGAAACACTTTTCTATTGAACCAAGAGTGATTAACCTTGCTTACCTGCATATTACCAATCAACAATGCAAAAAGAACCAATCCAAGGGTTGCCACAACAATGGCAACCATTATTTCTCCAATAAAAGTGCTAGTAAGCAGGCCTTGTCCCAAAGAACTGCACCCTCGAATCCGAAATTCATTAATACTTGAGAAGGTAGATAAAAGAGCAATGGAAAATATCTAATTCTTAATGTTTGTTTCATATCATATGATATAACAAGGTAGAAAAAAATCTATATACTTGCCTGAGATTCCTTAAGCCCCACCAGAGACAAAAGAAGTACTTATTGAAGAATGGAGAGGATGTAACTTGAGAAGTCACGGCGTCAGCATATATACCAAACTGATAAAAACCGGCATTTGGCGAACATAAATTTGTGACATTACTAGCTATAAACCATTTGATCCTGAGAGCATCTTTAACCCTGTGGCAATCAAAGAATCCATATTGACAATTTGGTTTCTCCATATTGCATACACTTCTCCAACATGCTTCTTGACGTTCAATTGATAGAAGGTACCAGCAAGCTCCTAAAATCTATTCAGAATATAAAAGCACGAGTAAGTTTCTAAATGGTATTGCAATTTTTCTGCATCACATTTCTGTGATGACTTTTCTGTCATATTTAAATGGTGTATATGATAAAAAACTCATTCCACATTCTAGTTTTTATGcagtttggataaacaacttaattaagctcTTATTATATAAGTGTTTACTTACATGGCTGGCCAACATGTAAAGCATGAGGTTGTAAGCAGCACCTGCCCAAGCTGTTTCTGTCACAACTCCTGTAGCTTTTACAATTTGTGATGAAAGTGGAAAAATCAAATACAGCCTTGGAATATATTGGAAAATGATGAAAAATCTAAGGACATTTTTGGTATTTCTCATGGTTGAACCCCTAAGTGTTGGTATAATAATCCAAATCAACACCTGCAATAACAGAATAACACATATATTTAGCATGTTAATACACACCATATCGCTTAGAGTAAATAGTCATTTTGGTCCGTAAATTCGTGTCGCAGTGTCACCGTAGTTCCTAAATGTATCAAAGTTTCAAAAATATCCTTCTATTAGTATTTTGACAGACTGAATTGACTAATGAAAGACACATCCGACGACCAAACTAACCAACGAGATACACATTTAATGAACATTAAGCACTACAGTGACCGCATTCGACACATTCAAGAACTAAAACGGCGATTAAAAACAATGTAACCCTTTTGTAATTAAAGGTACAATTGAGTAATAAATTTGTTCTCGAAATGAACAGATTCATAGATACCTGAGGAAGAGGCAATGCAGCAATAAAGTCTAACCAAAAACCTTTGCTGAA
Coding sequences within it:
- the LOC123896847 gene encoding protein CNGC15c; this encodes MGFDNPRSERFEDDSDTSKNPTTNGVKVKYHIYGTQIPKPSSKKAQKNATRNKFLKTRVLSRVFSEDYERVKKRVLVLDPRGQIIQRWNKIFLVACLVSLFVDPLFFYLPVVREEVCIDIGKKLEVVLTIVRSVGDLFYMIQIFTKFRTAYVAPSSKVFGRGELVLTYSKIAVRYFSKGFWLDFIAALPLPQVLIWIIIPTLRGSTMRNTKNVLRFFIIFQYIPRLYLIFPLSSQIVKATGVVTETAWAGAAYNLMLYMLASHILGACWYLLSIERQEACWRSVCNMEKPNCQYGFFDCHRVKDALRIKWFIASNVTNLCSPNAGFYQFGIYADAVTSQVTSSPFFNKYFFCLWWGLRNLSSLGQGLLTSTFIGEIMVAIVVATLGLVLFALLIGNMQTYLQSITVRLEEWRVKRTDTEQWMHHRQLPSELRESIRKYNQYKWVATRGVEEEDLLKGLPLDLRRDIKRHLCLELVRGVPLFDQMDERMLDAICERLKPALCTEGTYLVREGDPVNEMLFIIRGHLDSYTTNGGRAGFFNSCRIGPGDFCGEELLTWALDPRPSVILPSSTRTVKAISEVEAFALIAEDLKFVASQFRRLHSKQLRHKFRFYSHQWRTWAACFIQAAWRRHKKRKEAAELRAKENLVAASEAETTTKYGTGFVVYGKNVARSTRKGVNIHSGTNSGVVRSLQKPTEPDFYDE